The Niastella koreensis GR20-10 genome includes a window with the following:
- a CDS encoding RHS repeat domain-containing protein — MKKLLLLIPFIILFLYSFTQTDVQRDNRVDPVLKSALAARSGYYIYGSASGSSFINIAVLNQATHTLCWFTCHGRLFDSTKLIDREFEQVISKQLDPFVLYHNICDNYLADIAAAKDIYRVYGDIQKFDKLNGNYRALFAVETVRAAKTRLQKLIAIENIRKKILTQLMYLNCVSPFSLKNEPLYKISKEQAGSMIQTKDSTVYYNIDPTSAVAKISLYKKSAGQFYVQNRFSEIIDSVAIQPEKYDLLNKEKTDVFLLYRGWLELQWQGALSAIRRQNALLYNEVNVQNEKEVKELYNQLNAIGAKINQLNSPEAKSIEQAVYDTYKNETSEINYIPLLGIGYSLTQTRGQKEYELTNHLGNVLATVSDKKNGVPSPANSSLIDHYEPDIVSAQDYYPFGMLQPGRSYLTPAGDRYRYGFNGKENDNEVKGEGKQQDYGMRVYDPRLGKFLSVDPLSSKFPYYSPYQFAGNMPIHASDLDGLEPDFRYKGNGINGVGAFDQRELASIQRHQTTLRVGNKDKQFQIQWLLNNNGAVIGYLASRVVPEEEYKRLYGGRGEGLQEAYVIQADKFFEFGKNLDKYYDYSRNAEMNDIMYGEIERDPIKRLFDPRALLLSQITGVTGKIAGQLLGIIPRLTAVESNILKQTKSILNSKEFEIIKNAHEKGISAEVKINGGTVLYDPEFTYGEAMTLHSEGGFMLGPKAFTAPGGVERTVLWEVTRLKTQNTGSLGADQTKGFTQSAEQTSEKLLPLLKQ, encoded by the coding sequence ATGAAAAAGCTATTGCTGCTTATACCGTTTATAATTCTTTTTCTTTATTCTTTCACTCAAACTGATGTTCAGCGGGATAACAGGGTAGACCCTGTTTTGAAAAGCGCCCTTGCTGCAAGAAGCGGTTATTATATTTATGGAAGTGCCAGTGGCTCCTCGTTTATCAATATCGCCGTATTAAATCAGGCAACACATACATTATGCTGGTTCACTTGTCATGGGCGGTTATTTGATTCCACCAAACTCATTGACCGGGAATTTGAACAGGTAATCTCAAAACAACTAGACCCGTTTGTATTATATCATAATATTTGTGATAACTATCTGGCTGATATTGCCGCTGCTAAAGATATTTATCGGGTGTATGGTGATATACAAAAGTTCGATAAATTGAATGGTAACTATCGGGCACTGTTTGCTGTGGAAACTGTGCGGGCAGCCAAGACCCGATTGCAAAAATTAATAGCAATAGAAAATATCAGGAAGAAGATTCTTACGCAATTGATGTATCTAAATTGTGTAAGCCCATTTAGTTTGAAAAATGAACCGCTTTATAAAATTAGCAAAGAGCAAGCGGGCAGCATGATACAAACAAAGGATAGTACCGTATATTATAACATTGACCCCACCAGCGCTGTTGCTAAAATTAGTCTGTATAAAAAGTCTGCAGGACAGTTTTACGTTCAAAATAGGTTTTCTGAAATAATTGACAGCGTAGCCATACAGCCGGAAAAGTATGATCTTTTAAATAAAGAAAAGACAGATGTTTTTCTGTTATACCGGGGATGGTTAGAGCTGCAATGGCAAGGAGCCTTGTCTGCAATAAGACGACAAAATGCGCTGTTGTACAATGAAGTTAATGTTCAGAATGAAAAGGAAGTTAAAGAACTCTACAATCAACTAAATGCAATTGGGGCAAAGATTAATCAATTGAATTCGCCCGAAGCAAAGAGTATAGAGCAGGCTGTTTATGATACCTATAAAAATGAAACATCTGAAATAAATTATATCCCCCTGTTGGGCATAGGATACAGTTTGACTCAAACAAGGGGGCAAAAAGAATATGAGCTAACCAATCACTTAGGAAACGTGCTGGCCACAGTGAGTGATAAAAAAAATGGTGTACCTTCTCCTGCGAATAGTTCTTTGATCGATCATTATGAACCGGATATTGTGAGTGCACAGGATTATTATCCGTTTGGGATGTTACAACCGGGACGTTCTTATCTTACTCCCGCTGGTGACCGGTATAGATATGGTTTTAATGGAAAAGAAAATGATAATGAGGTGAAGGGAGAGGGGAAACAGCAGGATTATGGGATGCGGGTGTATGATCCGAGGTTGGGAAAGTTTTTGAGTGTAGACCCATTGTCCTCCAAATTTCCTTATTATTCACCGTACCAGTTTGCAGGAAATATGCCGATTCACGCAAGTGATTTGGATGGACTTGAACCTGACTTTCGATACAAAGGGAATGGAATTAACGGTGTTGGAGCATTCGATCAAAGGGAATTAGCAAGCATTCAGAGGCATCAAACTACTCTTAGAGTTGGCAACAAGGATAAGCAATTTCAGATACAATGGTTGCTCAACAACAATGGTGCAGTTATAGGGTATCTTGCTTCAAGGGTAGTTCCGGAAGAGGAGTATAAGCGTTTGTACGGAGGACGGGGCGAAGGCTTGCAGGAAGCATATGTCATTCAGGCTGATAAGTTTTTTGAATTTGGGAAGAATCTAGACAAATATTATGACTACAGCCGGAATGCTGAGATGAATGATATAATGTATGGAGAAATTGAACGAGATCCTATAAAGCGACTTTTTGATCCGAGGGCTTTGTTGCTAAGTCAGATAACCGGTGTCACTGGCAAGATAGCGGGCCAACTATTAGGTATAATTCCCAGACTCACTGCTGTTGAATCCAACATTTTAAAGCAAACGAAATCAATTTTAAATTCAAAAGAGTTTGAAATTATTAAAAATGCCCATGAGAAAGGTATATCTGCTGAAGTGAAAATAAATGGCGGGACTGTATTGTATGACCCCGAATTTACATATGGGGAGGCAATGACCCTTCATTCAGAGGGAGGATTTATGTTAGGGCCGAAAGCTTTTACTGCTCCAGGGGGAGTTGAGCGAACGGTGCTTTGGGAAGTTACCAGATTGAAAACGCAGAATACCGGATCATTGGGGGCAGATCAAACTAAAGGTTTTACACAGAGTGCAGAGCAAACGTCTGAAAAACTGCTCCCTCTATTGAAACAGTAG
- a CDS encoding CPBP family intramembrane glutamic endopeptidase — protein MKPDASLLTWIFFFIASMLICFRRTTKAGWLAGLAAYVLALISGQITITGLAFLALTGAFLFLAVRYLSGYKQVAAHIAFMVCSILLFMHLLPGFNNLRVFDKVRFTADAAAFTMYLNLDKPFVGLILFTFLGRSFYIENRSTKQLIQAIAIPLAVIILICLGVALLLHFISFEPKFPSGSWIWILNNLLLVAVTEEAFFRGYFQGYWGTRLFSKQKYYTPLLLSAFLFGIVHTTGGPALMLLAFIAGTGYGYAYHRGGIMASVLTHFTFNLLHFLLFTYPMRG, from the coding sequence ATGAAACCGGATGCAAGTTTACTTACCTGGATATTTTTTTTTATCGCCAGTATGCTCATCTGCTTCAGGCGAACTACCAAAGCGGGCTGGCTGGCAGGGCTGGCGGCTTATGTACTGGCTTTAATCAGCGGACAAATAACCATAACCGGCCTGGCCTTTCTGGCATTAACAGGCGCCTTTCTGTTTTTGGCTGTACGTTATTTATCAGGATATAAACAGGTGGCGGCGCATATCGCTTTTATGGTATGCAGCATACTGCTTTTCATGCATCTGTTGCCGGGGTTTAATAACCTGCGCGTATTTGATAAAGTGAGGTTTACTGCTGATGCGGCTGCTTTTACAATGTATCTTAATCTCGACAAACCTTTTGTTGGCCTTATTCTTTTTACTTTTTTAGGCAGATCGTTTTATATAGAAAACCGCAGCACCAAACAATTGATTCAGGCAATAGCCATACCGCTGGCAGTAATAATACTTATTTGCCTGGGGGTTGCACTTTTATTGCATTTTATTTCATTTGAACCCAAATTTCCATCAGGCAGTTGGATATGGATCTTGAATAACCTGTTATTGGTAGCGGTTACTGAAGAGGCATTTTTCAGGGGGTATTTTCAGGGATATTGGGGAACGCGATTGTTCAGTAAACAGAAATACTATACACCGCTGCTTCTTTCAGCCTTTTTATTCGGCATCGTTCACACCACGGGAGGACCAGCGCTTATGCTGCTGGCATTTATAGCCGGAACAGGTTATGGCTATGCCTATCACAGAGGTGGTATCATGGCATCGGTACTAACTCATTTCACCTTTAACCTGCTTCACTTTTTATTGTTTACGTATCCTATGAGAGGGTGA
- a CDS encoding amidohydrolase family protein: MKNILLLAFVFISVLLKAQDGQKFLIKAGKLFDSETGQFKTGMSILVNKSKIEAVKPTKEVTAAELKNYPLIDLSRYTILPGLIDCHTHLLNREVLHPSDNELTALDMVKVLSMDGDAYRAIYGSVRAKAYLEAGITSVQDLGNSGQFADMALQRAINEGLIPGPRMNCAGQGLSTEGGQLPGLIFKHQQLVNDEYRIIKSVDDAVQAVRENINQGVNVIKIYANNTPNNTMLRVDEIKAIAQEAHRYNIRVTAHATNNIAVYNAILGGVDGIEHGYQVEDSTLELMAEKGVILIPTDGDSVTYARYSNMAYPGDTTIPSQIARFRKRYATRLQRAINKGVTIAFGSDDYLDLKMPFAEPSKRTLIGYYEAGVAISQILQFATINAARQINRSNQLGVLKQGFLADIIALDNDLDKNINAILQVHFVMKGGKVYVNKP; this comes from the coding sequence ATGAAAAATATACTATTATTGGCCTTTGTCTTTATTTCGGTTTTATTGAAGGCACAAGATGGTCAGAAATTTTTAATAAAAGCAGGTAAACTATTCGATAGCGAAACAGGACAATTTAAAACAGGTATGTCGATACTTGTAAATAAATCAAAAATTGAAGCCGTAAAACCAACCAAAGAAGTAACTGCTGCAGAACTAAAAAATTACCCTCTTATTGATCTGTCCCGATATACCATTTTGCCGGGCCTGATTGATTGTCATACGCACTTGTTGAACAGGGAGGTATTGCATCCCTCCGATAACGAACTTACGGCATTGGATATGGTCAAAGTATTATCCATGGATGGAGATGCTTACCGGGCTATATATGGTTCTGTACGTGCAAAAGCATATCTGGAAGCAGGCATAACGTCGGTTCAGGATTTAGGTAACTCCGGACAATTTGCGGATATGGCCCTTCAAAGAGCCATAAACGAAGGATTGATTCCTGGCCCCCGCATGAATTGCGCGGGCCAGGGTTTATCTACAGAGGGCGGTCAATTGCCAGGTTTGATCTTTAAACATCAACAACTGGTGAACGATGAATACAGGATCATAAAAAGTGTAGATGATGCTGTACAGGCAGTAAGAGAAAATATTAACCAGGGTGTAAACGTGATAAAAATATACGCCAATAATACACCCAACAATACGATGCTTCGTGTTGATGAAATTAAAGCTATAGCACAGGAAGCGCACCGTTACAACATAAGAGTAACCGCGCATGCAACAAATAACATAGCGGTTTACAATGCGATACTGGGAGGGGTAGATGGCATTGAACATGGTTATCAGGTGGAAGATAGTACCCTTGAATTAATGGCTGAAAAGGGGGTTATATTAATTCCAACAGATGGGGACAGTGTTACATACGCACGTTACAGTAATATGGCATATCCCGGCGATACAACCATACCATCGCAAATTGCCCGTTTTCGCAAGCGCTATGCAACCCGCCTGCAAAGAGCAATAAATAAAGGAGTGACTATTGCATTTGGCTCCGATGACTATCTTGATCTGAAAATGCCATTTGCAGAGCCTTCAAAACGCACATTGATCGGCTATTATGAGGCCGGTGTTGCCATATCTCAGATCCTTCAATTTGCAACCATTAATGCTGCCAGGCAAATAAACCGGAGCAATCAATTGGGTGTTTTAAAGCAGGGATTTCTGGCAGATATCATTGCCCTTGACAACGATCTTGATAAAAATATAAATGCTATTCTGCAGGTTCATTTTGTTATGAAAGGCGGAAAAGTGTATGTAAATAAACCCTGA
- a CDS encoding phospholipase D-like domain-containing anti-phage protein, whose amino-acid sequence MIHRFSSRVNNLGASFFKNALSAAVNYDRIAGYFSSSIIEIAGECIDQMEGKVRILCNSHLQAEDVKFIKNQPQAMNLEWCDGKPEEELAKMPERLIRLYKFLVSGKMEVRVLPNDVFGLIHGKAGVITKTDGSKIAFMGSMNETYHGWGKGGNYEIAWVDDDEAAIKWVQDEFNELWQNPLARPLTQFIVEDIKRIAERKVIYEITQWRDTDNPAATVIEAPVYRKEFGLWEHQKYFVDLTYKAHTKGLGARYVLADMVGLGKTIQLALSAMLMALEGDKPILIITPKTLILQWQEELLNLLDMPSAVWNGRSWVDENQIEYPAKEEFALGKCPRRVGIISQGLIVRSRAKVSEQLLKQQYECVIVDETHRARRKNLGRSRENDPPQPNNLMTFLLEIAKKTKSMLLATATPVQIHPIEAWDLLYILSQGNDFVLGNDFSMWQRERLKGIHLITGRAELDTEAQQWDWLRNPFPPADEKPQTFGKLRRSLGMSKSDFAIKGDLSAIHNLSRQDQSTVRLIFSDDFIRNHNPYIRHIIRRERRFLETTINPDTNQPYLKPITVSLYGEGDDESLQLTTHLSDAYELAEAFSQELAQRVKNSGFIKTMLLRRICSSMYAGLSTGIKMLNNWVNETDDEDDDLYDEEYGNADKEDDTLKNLTTAERELLERFVRLLEEHQEKDPKYYLLRKILTEKFIKEPWLDRGCIMFSQYFDTIKWISDRFAKDFPSIPFGLYAGSDKSGIYENGYFHRKTKEEIKKLVRTKQLKFILGTDAASEGLNLQALGTLINLDLPWNPTRLEQRKGRIQRIGQEREEILIYNMRYRGSVEDRVHQLLASRLKSIQDIFGQIPDTLEDVWVEVALKRESEAEKRIAEFSENDTHPFYNKYQNQENIKPIDWESCSLVLDSHEKRKYLMKGW is encoded by the coding sequence ATGATACATCGCTTTTCATCACGCGTAAATAATTTAGGGGCGTCTTTTTTTAAAAATGCCCTTAGTGCCGCCGTTAACTACGATCGCATAGCTGGTTATTTCAGTAGCTCCATTATTGAAATAGCCGGCGAGTGTATTGACCAGATGGAGGGAAAGGTTAGGATATTATGTAATTCACATTTACAGGCGGAAGATGTAAAGTTTATAAAGAACCAGCCACAGGCGATGAACCTGGAGTGGTGCGATGGAAAACCGGAGGAAGAATTGGCCAAGATGCCGGAACGGCTGATCAGGTTATATAAATTTTTAGTATCCGGCAAAATGGAAGTGCGGGTTCTACCTAATGATGTTTTTGGGTTAATACATGGCAAAGCAGGCGTTATTACTAAAACAGATGGCAGCAAAATTGCCTTTATGGGCAGCATGAATGAAACCTACCATGGCTGGGGCAAAGGCGGCAACTACGAAATTGCCTGGGTTGACGATGATGAGGCGGCCATTAAATGGGTACAGGATGAATTTAATGAGCTTTGGCAAAATCCACTAGCAAGACCACTCACCCAATTTATTGTAGAGGACATTAAACGGATCGCGGAAAGAAAAGTAATTTATGAAATAACCCAATGGCGGGATACAGATAATCCGGCGGCTACCGTAATAGAAGCGCCTGTTTACAGAAAGGAATTTGGTTTATGGGAACACCAGAAATATTTTGTTGATCTAACCTATAAGGCCCATACTAAAGGATTAGGTGCCCGATATGTGTTGGCAGATATGGTTGGTTTGGGTAAAACCATTCAATTGGCCTTATCAGCCATGCTGATGGCATTGGAAGGCGATAAACCAATTTTAATAATCACCCCTAAAACATTGATCTTGCAATGGCAGGAAGAATTGCTTAACCTCCTGGATATGCCTTCGGCAGTCTGGAACGGCAGAAGCTGGGTGGATGAAAATCAAATTGAATATCCGGCAAAGGAAGAATTTGCATTAGGTAAATGTCCGCGGAGAGTGGGCATTATTTCTCAGGGTTTAATTGTCCGGTCAAGAGCCAAAGTGAGCGAACAGCTTTTAAAACAGCAATACGAATGTGTAATTGTAGATGAAACACACCGGGCCAGACGAAAAAATTTAGGTAGAAGCAGAGAAAATGATCCGCCCCAACCTAATAACCTGATGACTTTTCTGTTAGAAATAGCAAAAAAGACCAAAAGCATGTTGTTGGCCACCGCTACACCCGTACAAATACATCCTATTGAAGCCTGGGATCTATTGTACATTCTTTCTCAGGGCAATGATTTTGTATTGGGCAATGATTTTAGCATGTGGCAAAGAGAAAGATTGAAAGGCATTCATTTGATTACCGGCAGAGCCGAATTAGATACTGAAGCGCAACAATGGGACTGGCTACGTAATCCATTTCCGCCAGCAGATGAAAAGCCACAGACGTTTGGCAAGCTTCGCAGATCCTTAGGCATGAGCAAGTCAGATTTTGCCATCAAAGGAGACTTATCAGCTATACATAATTTGTCGCGCCAGGACCAGAGTACGGTCCGGCTTATTTTTAGCGACGATTTTATTAGAAATCATAATCCCTATATCCGGCATATTATCAGACGGGAAAGAAGGTTCTTGGAAACAACCATCAATCCTGATACGAATCAGCCTTATCTAAAGCCGATAACCGTGTCGTTGTATGGCGAAGGAGATGATGAAAGCTTACAATTAACCACGCATCTTTCTGACGCCTATGAGTTGGCTGAAGCCTTTTCTCAAGAATTAGCACAACGGGTAAAAAACAGTGGGTTTATAAAAACAATGCTGTTAAGACGCATCTGCAGCTCCATGTATGCAGGATTATCCACTGGAATAAAAATGCTTAATAACTGGGTAAATGAGACAGATGATGAAGATGACGATCTCTACGACGAGGAATATGGAAATGCCGATAAAGAGGATGACACTTTAAAAAATTTAACGACAGCAGAAAGAGAGTTGTTGGAGCGTTTTGTACGGTTGTTGGAAGAGCATCAGGAAAAAGATCCCAAATATTATTTACTGCGAAAGATCCTCACAGAAAAATTTATTAAGGAGCCCTGGTTAGACCGGGGATGTATTATGTTCTCACAATATTTTGATACCATCAAATGGATCAGTGACCGGTTTGCCAAAGATTTCCCATCCATTCCCTTTGGATTGTATGCCGGCAGCGATAAGTCTGGTATATATGAAAACGGTTATTTTCATAGAAAGACCAAAGAAGAAATAAAAAAATTGGTTCGTACCAAACAACTGAAATTTATTTTGGGTACGGATGCAGCCAGCGAAGGGTTGAACCTGCAGGCATTAGGCACTTTAATTAATCTTGACTTACCGTGGAACCCGACACGTTTAGAGCAAAGAAAAGGCCGCATTCAACGCATAGGCCAGGAAAGGGAGGAGATACTTATTTATAATATGCGTTATAGGGGTTCTGTAGAAGACAGGGTACATCAATTACTCGCCAGCCGGTTAAAAAGTATTCAGGATATTTTTGGGCAAATACCTGATACGCTTGAAGATGTGTGGGTAGAGGTGGCGCTGAAAAGAGAAAGTGAGGCTGAAAAAAGAATTGCAGAGTTTTCAGAAAATGACACCCACCCGTTCTATAATAAATACCAAAACCAGGAAAACATCAAACCCATAGATTGGGAAAGTTGTTCGCTGGTTTTAGATAGCCATGAAAAGAGAAAGTATTTGATGAAGGGGTGGTGA
- a CDS encoding winged helix-turn-helix transcriptional regulator yields MKQQVTKRLPAKKSTSTIPLVHCSVIATLKLFSTKWKPCIICYLAKKSLRYNELYRIIPNISRKMLSEHLKELENDELIVRCQCDKKMRRVEYSLSQKGASLLPVIEHLQDWGLANIKNVLSIQEMVAITMS; encoded by the coding sequence ATGAAACAACAAGTAACGAAAAGGTTACCGGCTAAAAAGTCTACGAGCACAATACCACTGGTCCATTGCTCGGTGATTGCCACTTTGAAGCTTTTTTCTACCAAATGGAAGCCTTGTATAATATGTTATCTTGCAAAAAAATCACTGCGCTACAATGAGTTGTACAGGATCATTCCAAACATTAGCAGGAAAATGCTTTCGGAACATTTAAAAGAACTGGAAAACGATGAATTAATTGTACGCTGCCAATGCGATAAGAAAATGCGACGTGTAGAATATAGTTTGTCGCAAAAAGGCGCTTCTTTGTTACCGGTTATAGAACATTTACAGGACTGGGGCTTAGCCAATATAAAAAATGTGTTATCTATTCAGGAAATGGTAGCTATCACCATGTCGTAA
- a CDS encoding plasmid mobilization protein, producing the protein MEQNEIIRKKKGGRPKKAIKKDQLLPVKCDKEERKKIETRAKSVNLSVSQYMREIALNGHIDRREIVFPKEVLQLAGTLNHLAANLNQIAKKRNGIEELNALERATLQIQSRDLKRLAEDIKNYLK; encoded by the coding sequence ATGGAGCAGAATGAAATCATCAGGAAAAAGAAAGGCGGTCGTCCTAAAAAGGCAATAAAAAAAGACCAGTTGCTGCCGGTAAAATGCGACAAGGAAGAAAGGAAAAAAATAGAAACCAGGGCCAAGTCAGTGAATCTTTCTGTATCCCAATACATGCGGGAAATAGCACTCAATGGTCATATTGACAGACGGGAAATTGTATTTCCAAAAGAAGTTTTACAACTCGCCGGCACATTAAATCACCTCGCTGCAAACCTGAATCAGATCGCAAAAAAGAGGAATGGAATTGAAGAATTAAATGCTTTGGAAAGAGCCACTTTACAGATTCAATCCCGCGATTTGAAACGGCTTGCAGAGGATATAAAAAACTATTTGAAATGA
- a CDS encoding relaxase/mobilization nuclease domain-containing protein produces MMGNMTLGQSFSGCIGYCLEDKINLTEEEKLELSISENLQHKDRAEVIYYNNCFGTASELASQFNDVRKLNSRVEKPVLHISLRLAPGESLSKDQLVEIAQACAAEFKFDKNQYVCALHKDTREQHIHIVANRVGYDGKAVNLTNNYRRMANFCRQMEKKYNLREVLNPRKFLSKEQRLIPRQDMRKERLKTDIRDTLQHVTTYQEFERKMKSLGYAVLKGRGISFIDDKKVKIKGSEVGFSLSTIERILELRQKIELVPKEEKMRAKMIQEYQPRHGLTASQKLIEQTYMSAQFEQLQHSPFFKLQDELFKILFEPQQGEQQSQSLDPHWLMELKRKKKKKQRHRQ; encoded by the coding sequence ATGATGGGAAATATGACGTTAGGACAATCTTTTTCCGGCTGTATTGGCTATTGCCTGGAAGATAAAATAAACCTAACCGAAGAAGAGAAATTGGAACTGTCAATTAGTGAAAATTTGCAGCATAAAGATCGGGCCGAAGTAATTTATTATAACAATTGTTTTGGTACCGCAAGTGAGTTGGCCAGTCAGTTCAATGATGTTCGAAAATTAAACTCGCGGGTAGAAAAACCTGTCCTGCATATTTCATTGCGACTTGCACCTGGTGAATCGCTGTCCAAAGATCAATTGGTAGAAATTGCCCAAGCCTGTGCAGCAGAGTTTAAGTTTGACAAAAACCAATACGTTTGCGCGCTTCATAAAGATACCCGCGAACAACATATTCATATTGTTGCCAACCGGGTTGGGTATGATGGAAAGGCAGTAAACCTCACCAATAATTACCGGCGGATGGCAAATTTCTGCAGGCAAATGGAAAAGAAATATAATCTGCGGGAGGTTCTAAATCCACGGAAATTTTTATCAAAAGAGCAACGCCTGATACCTCGTCAGGACATGCGAAAAGAACGGTTAAAGACGGATATACGGGACACCCTGCAGCATGTTACAACGTACCAGGAATTCGAGCGGAAAATGAAGTCTTTGGGCTATGCAGTTTTAAAGGGCCGGGGCATTTCTTTTATTGACGACAAAAAGGTAAAAATTAAGGGTAGCGAAGTGGGTTTTTCTCTTTCAACAATTGAACGCATTTTGGAGTTGCGGCAGAAAATTGAATTGGTGCCAAAAGAGGAAAAGATGCGGGCAAAAATGATACAGGAGTACCAACCCCGCCATGGTCTTACAGCTTCTCAAAAATTGATTGAACAAACTTACATGTCTGCCCAATTCGAGCAGCTTCAACATTCCCCATTTTTCAAATTGCAGGATGAATTGTTTAAAATACTATTTGAACCCCAACAAGGTGAACAGCAATCGCAGTCGCTTGACCCACATTGGTTGATGGAATTGAAGCGGAAAAAGAAGAAAAAACAACGGCACCGTCAATAG
- a CDS encoding DUF3291 domain-containing protein — protein MEFHLAQINIGKMLAPIDSSVMAEFVANLDRINALAENSEGFVWRLKDDSNNATTIKVYNDDLIIVNMSVWEHPDYLFQYVYQSAHVEIFKRRKEWFERMSEMHMVLWYVPAGHKPSVNEAVEKLNFLRNNGETPLAFTFRKRFTAEEAASYNV, from the coding sequence ATGGAATTTCATTTAGCACAGATAAATATTGGAAAAATGCTTGCGCCTATCGATAGCTCTGTAATGGCCGAATTTGTTGCCAATTTAGATCGCATCAACGCATTGGCCGAAAACAGCGAGGGATTTGTATGGCGGCTCAAAGACGACAGCAATAATGCCACCACGATCAAAGTTTACAACGATGATCTTATCATTGTGAATATGTCGGTTTGGGAACATCCCGATTACTTATTTCAATATGTATATCAGTCTGCCCATGTTGAAATTTTTAAAAGACGTAAAGAATGGTTCGAGCGAATGTCCGAAATGCATATGGTTTTATGGTATGTTCCTGCAGGTCATAAGCCTTCGGTGAATGAGGCTGTTGAAAAACTAAATTTCCTGCGTAACAATGGCGAAACACCTTTGGCATTTACTTTCAGGAAAAGATTTACCGCTGAGGAAGCCGCATCTTACAATGTCTGA
- a CDS encoding toprim domain-containing protein, producing the protein MEKLNCEQAKRLDLVEYLAFLGHQPQRIRNGDYWYLSPLRDEKTASFKVNRNRGIWFDHGIGKGGDLIDFGTLYHNCSVSDLLERLSGYHTRPVLSFHPPTVSGNLSGANSRLAGEKKDTTDSKIVVVDSRPLAAKQLLNYLEKRCIPLEIASRFCKEIDFLLYGKKHTVIGFQNKAGGYELRNENFKGGSSPKDITFIDNRTDDVAVFEGLFSFLSFCTVNKNLTATLSNCLVLNSLSFFEKSRPLMEQYKQVHLILDRDNAGMNCTKQALQWNADRYIDRSDFYRNHKDLNQWLIHHRQNQEQRPRIGRGL; encoded by the coding sequence ATGGAAAAATTAAATTGTGAGCAGGCCAAACGGCTCGACCTAGTCGAATATTTGGCCTTTTTAGGGCATCAGCCCCAAAGGATCAGAAACGGAGATTACTGGTATTTGTCGCCGTTACGGGACGAAAAGACGGCATCATTTAAAGTAAATAGAAACCGCGGTATTTGGTTCGATCATGGCATCGGTAAGGGCGGCGATTTGATCGATTTCGGAACGCTTTACCATAACTGTTCCGTTAGCGATTTGCTGGAACGTTTGTCGGGGTACCACACTCGCCCGGTTCTTTCTTTTCACCCGCCTACTGTTTCCGGCAATCTTTCGGGTGCAAATTCCCGCCTTGCTGGTGAAAAGAAAGATACCACAGACAGTAAAATTGTTGTGGTGGATTCCCGCCCGTTGGCGGCAAAACAGCTACTGAATTACCTTGAAAAAAGATGCATCCCGCTGGAAATTGCCAGCCGGTTTTGTAAGGAAATTGACTTCCTTTTGTACGGCAAAAAGCATACAGTTATCGGCTTTCAAAATAAGGCTGGCGGCTATGAATTACGCAACGAAAATTTCAAGGGCGGAAGTTCTCCCAAGGATATAACTTTTATTGACAATCGAACCGACGATGTTGCGGTATTTGAAGGTCTTTTCAGCTTCCTTTCTTTTTGTACTGTCAATAAAAATTTAACAGCCACACTGTCAAATTGCCTGGTATTAAACTCCCTTTCTTTTTTTGAAAAGAGCCGTCCTTTAATGGAACAATACAAACAGGTTCATTTGATTTTAGACAGAGACAATGCCGGTATGAATTGCACAAAACAGGCATTGCAATGGAATGCCGATAGGTATATAGATCGCAGTGATTTTTACCGGAATCACAAAGATTTAAATCAATGGCTTATACATCACCGGCAGAATCAGGAGCAAAGGCCAAGGATAGGCAGGGGCCTTTGA